In Geobacter sp., the genomic stretch GTTGAAGCGGGCCATACCATGGGCCAGTAAAAGATTCGGATTGTCGGCGAACAGCAGCGGAGCGATCCGCTGCAGTCGCCCGAGCATGGCGTTGGCAGTAGCCTGGGTCGGCAAGGCAAAGACGATGGAGTCGGCCAATCCAGCAGCGACAAGACGCCAGGCATAGGCCATCGCCGCTTCGGTCTTGCCGCTGCCGGTGGGCGCTTCCACAAGGGTGAGCCCGGCTTGTAGGGGGAGCGCGTCCACCAATGTCTGTAGCGAACGAGGAGTATCGCCTTTCCCCAGAAGGGTAACGACTCCGGAATATGCATGGGGATGTCCGATCACCCCGGCAAGTTTGAGTATGCTTGGCGCATCATGGGAGAAACGCTCCTTGAAGTAGGTGCGCAAATCCATCGGCTCCCGGCAGAAGCGAAAATGCTCATCGTCACACCGGGAACCGAGCCAGTCGGCAACCGAGCAGAATCCGGCCAGGAAAATCTGTGAACATGGTGGCGGGGAATCGGAAAGGGAGAGCCCTACCGGCTGAAGGAAAAGTGATTCAAGACAGGACCGCCATGCGTCGCGCGCCGAACGGTCGATCTGCGCAAAACGCCGGTCGCAGCCGATGGGCAAAGACGCATCCGGGACGAACGTGGTCCTGATGTGTCCGTGATGCCCCGCTACCGCCTGAATCCACGGCAACCATGATTCCAGTGAGCCATCTGACGAGGACACACAGTCAATGGAGTCCCAGTTGAAACCTTTGTTGGGCTCAGTGTCATTCAGACAGGCAAGACGATCCTGTTGAAACCAGTAAAGACCACCGTCGCCATGTTTGTAGTCCTTGCATTGCTGGAAACTGGGGAGAGGAGCATAAATATTGGCATCGGGGTAGAGCAACCGCCAAAGCGGCATCATCCGCTGCTGAAAACGGACATCGAATTTGCCGCAGTCATGCATGGCGACGAAGAAAAGTACCCAGGCTCGAAGTTGAGCTTCCGGCACATCGGTATTCAACTGCAAACCACGACGAATCGCGGGCGAGCTATCCCACCATACCGCTGCCACCGCCGCCACATCCAGACTGTGATAGGGCAGCAGGTGATAACCGCCACCTTCCCGTTCTGCCTTCCCCCAATACCGAAAACACCCCTCCATCAAATCCCTCCTAAAACCGGGCGCGGCAAGCAGCGCCCCTACGGACATCATCAACCGGGCGGACACGAGGTTCGCCCCTACGGTGCATATTCCTCGTCATCTGCCCAATTCGCCGGGTTGGCGGCGATGTATTCCCGGATTGCAGCCAATTCCGCCTCATCGCGGACGATCCGCTCGTAATAATTGACCACCCCGCGTGTAAAAAAATTTTACAGTGTAAAGTATTTTTACACGGCAAATCAGCCAGTTACAGCATTAATCCCATACAACCCCGGCACATGCAAGGACTTTAATCTTTTCGTAGGGAGACTTCGACCAGGATTTGTCACGCAATGGATAGTGTACAGAGGATTACGACAGAAAATGTCACAATTGGGCGGGGAGATGAAAAATTTTTATTGAGGAGTAGTGATACGCCAGGAGAGCTCAGCACCCCTGCAGCGCCAGCCAGACCCGCGCCGTGAGGCGGGCGTCGTCCAGGGCGCGGTGGAGGTGGCAGTCTGCGGGGATGTCGCCCAGGAGGTGGCGGGCAACGGTTTCGAGCTTGTGGTTGGGGAGATGCGGGAGGCGCTTGCGGGAGAGACGGACGGTGCAGTGCCAGGGATTGGGGAGCTGCAGGCCGAGGAGGGCGAGCTCGTGACGGACGAAGCCGCTGTCGAACGGCGAGTTGTGGGCAACGAGCGGGGATTCGGCGAAGAAATCCAGGAACTGGGGCCAGACGTCGGACGGCGACGGCTTGCCGCGGAGCATCTCGCGGGAGATGCCGTGTACCCGGAAGGCGCCGTAATGGATCGGGGAGCCGGTGTCGATGAGGGTGCCGAGTTCGGCGACGATCGCCCCATTTTCGACGGCAACGGCGCCGATCTCGATGACCCGGCCGCCGTTGTTCGTCGACATGCCGGTGGTTTCCACGTCGACGATGACCTGTCGCGCCGCTCCGCTCACCCGAAGATCTTTCTGAACAGCCCCTTCTTCTCCGCCTGACGGCGCTCGGCGATCAGCTGCATCCCCTTCTGGGCCAGGCTGTCGCGGGGGTTGAGCCTGAGGGCCTTCTGCAGCTCACCCTCGGCCAGACCGTCGCGCCCCTCGTCGAGGAGCATCCAGCCCCGGAAGGAGTAGGCCTCGGCATGCTTGCCGCTCTGCAGCGAGCGGGAGAGGAGGGTTCGCGCCTTTTCCTGGGCAGACCGCGCCCCCTGGTTGGCGGGGTTACGGTAGATCGCCCAGGCGAGGTAGGCGGAGTGCAGCGGGTTCTCCTGCTCCAGGCGGTAGGCGTCGGCCAGCGCCTTCTCGGCATTGGCGAACTCCCCCATCTCCAGGAAGACCTTGCCCGACTGGAACTGGACCTGGGCCTGCAGCTTGTCGTCCTGCTTGCCGTCGATCCCGACCTTTTCGGCATTGAGCAGCTCGTCGTAGCGCTCCTTGGAGACGACGCTGGAAAGGGTGTTGTAGGCGGTGGAGAAGGAGGAGAGGACCTCCTGGGCGCTCTCCAGGGTGGCTGAGGAGAGCTCCATCAGACGTTCCGGGGCGTAGGGCCTGGTCCGGGTGAAGTACGACTCCTTGAGGGCATTGAAGGAGAAGGAGCCGGGGGTGAGCCCGAACAGCTCGTAGTAGTTCTTGTCCTTGATATAGGCGGCATCACGCTGTACCTGCTGCTCGAAGCTGATCTCCGCCGACGAGAGCGGCGCTGCCATGCCGTGGGAGCCGACCGCAAGCTCGACCGAGCCGGAGACCTCCTGCACCAGGTCCTCGAACCCTTCGGATTTCTCCTCCGCTGCCTGTTCTTCCTCCAGGGGGCGGTTGTAGAGGGTCTTGAGCGGGAAATCGGCCCGCTCCTCCTCTGCCGGCGCGGGGTGCAGCTCGATGAGACGGAACAGCCGGAGGAAGTGGCAGAATCCGGTGGCGTCGTTGCGGACCGCCCCCTGCTCCACGATCTCGTGCAGGGTGCGGCGGCCGTTGATCAGACCGAGGGTGGCGATGTCCTCCTGCCGCATGGCCACGAAGTTGCTCTGCCGGAAGAAGCGCGCCGTACGGCCGGGATAGAGGTGCCCGTACCGCGACAGAAAGGCATCGGCATTGAACGAGAGGGAATGGCTGGTAACCGCCTCGTAGATGAACTCGGGAAGGAGCAGGGGGACCAGCGGCAACTCCGGCTCCACGCCGCCCGGCACGAACTCGGCTGCGGCATTGACGCGCAGGCTGTCCAGGAGGGTTTTCGCCAGGAACTGGCGCGATTCGGCAAGCAGATCCTCATAGGGGAGCAGGCCGGACTGGGTCAGGAACAGCCGCTCCTCACCGCTGTTGACAAAGAGCTGCTGCTCTTCCGGGGTCAGCCTCCCCCGCGCAGCGAGGAAGGCGGTGAAATCCCGGCTCCCCCGGGAAACGAAGGAATAGGGGACCCCCTGGGAGATCGCCACGGACGGCCCCTGGCGGAGCTTGAGCAGGCCGCTCTGCCTGCCGTAGTGGAGTTCCACCAGGAGGGGCAGCAGGGTGTTCGGCGCTGACCGCTTCTCCGGCGTGGCAGCAGTGGCCGACTCGACGGCGCGGAGAAAGGCCTGCTGGCTGAACGGTTTTTCCAGGTAGTGTTCGACCCCCAGGGCGCGGGCCGCCTCGGCGTACTTCCCCCCCCGGTAGTACCCGGTCATGATGATCACCGGCAAGTTGTGCCCGCGCTGGGTCTTGCGGAGCCGCTGCAAAACCTCGATACCGTTTATCTCGGGCAGCCGCAGGTCGAGCACCAGCAGGCCGATCTCGTGGGCCGCCAGCACCCGCAACGCATCGGTGCCGCTTTTCGCAGCCAGGACTTCGTACCCTTGGGCGGCGAGAAACCGCACCAGCATGTGGGAAAGGGCTTCGTTATCTTCGGCCAGTAAGACTCGGGTCGTCATTGCGGTACCCCGTTGCGCGCTTCCCGGCTGCCGGTCCTCCGGCAGCTCACTTCAGATACGTTGTAACAGCACTGTTGTGCTGGTCAAGCGTGGTGGAAAAAAAGTGGGTGCCGTCCTTCTTGGCAACGAAATAGAGATAAGGGGTCCGGGCAGGCGCAATGACCGCCTGGAGCGCCTCGATGCCGGGGTTGCCGATGGGGCCGGGAGGGAGGCCATCGATCTGGTAGGTATTGTACGGGTTTTTGCGGCGCACGTCACTGGAAGAGACGTTGCCGGCAAAGGCCCGCACCCCGTAGACCGAGGTCGGGTCGCTCTGCAGCCGCATCCCCCGCTTGAGGCGGTTGTAAAAGACCGAGGCGATGATCGGCCGTTCGCTGGCCTCCACCGCCTCCTTCTCCACCAGCGAGGCCAGGGTGACCAGCCGGTGCCGTGCAGCAGCCTGGCCGCGGCCGGCAGCGCCGAAGCGCCCGGCATAGGCCCGGTCGAACTGGGCCACCATCATCCGGATCACCTCGGCGGGCTTCATGGCGGGTGTGATCATGTACGTCGCGGGGAAGAGATACCCCTCCGCGCTCGGGCCGGGCAGACCCATCTCCCGGAGAAGCTGCCGGTCTGAGCAGGCTGCCAGGAACTCCTGGCGGCTGAAGATCTCGCGCGCCTCCAGCAGTTCGGCCAGCTGGTAGATGGAATACCCTTCGGGCACGGCAAAGCGGTGGGCATAGACCTCGCCCGCCACCATCTTCCGCAGGATCTGAAGCGGCGTCATGTCGCCGCGCACCTGGTAGGTGCCGACCTTGATCTTGTCGTCGACGCCCCGCAGCCGGGCCAGAAGGACAAAGACCCGGGCGCTCCGGATCACCCCGCGCCTTTCCAGGTCGGCTGCCACCCGCTGCAGGGGCGCCCCTTTCACGCAGTCGACCAGTTGCGCGGTATCGCCGCCAACTGGACGCATGAGGAGCGCAAAGCCTCCCAGGGCAAGGATCAGGACGACCGCGACCAGTGCGAACACCAGCCGGTATTTTCTGCACAGCAGCGATCCCGGCATATTCATGATTTTTTGAACTTACTCTCCGTGCCGAGCCGCAGGCGCTGGATGTTTTCCCGGTGCCGCCAGATCACCAGCAGGGCGATGAGGCCGGACATGAGGAAGATCAGCCCGCGCCGGTCGATCAGGGCCACCAGGAGCGGCATGGCAGCGGCAGCGGAGATGGAGGCCAGCGACACATAGCGCCATTTCCAGAAGACCAGCCCGAAGACCGCCAGGGCCGCCAGCACCGAAAGCGGCGTCATCGCCAGAAAGACCCCCAGGGCCGTGGCAACCCCCTTCCCCCCCTTGAAGCGGAGAAAGACGGTATAGATATGCCCGGTAAACGCGGCAAGCCCGGTCAGGGCCAGCCACCCCTCGGTGAAGCCGAGGCGGTACGCCAATAGCACCGGCAGAACCCCCTTCAGGCAATCGCCGACCAGGGTCAGCACCCCCACCTTCCAGCCCAGGGTGCGGCTGACGTTGGTGGCACCGATGTTGCCGCTGCCGGTGGTGCGAATGTCAACCCCCCCCACGAGCCGGGCCAGGACCAGACCGGTGGGGATGGAGCCGAGCAGGTAGGCGGCAATGATCAGTATCAACTCGTTGGACACGGGCAACTCCGGAAAAAACGATGCAAAACGGGGCGCATTCTAGAGCATTTCGGCGCAAACTGCAAGCAGGGTCACGCCGCGGAACGCCGCCAGTCCTGCCAGATGACCAGGCCAGCCATTGCCATGAAGACCAGGTCGCGGCCGATGGCCATGAGCGGCGGGTCCGCGGCTCCCGGCTTGAAGCAGCCGCAGTTGATCTCCAGCCCCCGGATGAGGGCGGACAGGAGCGCTGCCGTAAAGAACAGGTTCAGGAGCAAGATCATGAAAGCCGCGGGACGCGCCCGCCAGCCGGTCACCAGCACGACGCCGCAGATGACCTCCAGCCAGGGGAGAACGGCAGCCACCAGGTAGTTGAAGAAATAGGGAAAGAGCCGGTAGGCCGCGATGCTGCCGGCAAAGGCCGTGGTGTCGACAATCTTGAGCATGCCGGCATAGAGGAACACAGCCCCGAGACAGATCCGGACAATGGCTATGCTGTGCTTGATGAGGGGATTCTGCATCTGATCTCCACTTTTGGCTCGTGACGCGTCGCGTGACATTGCTTATGGCCTCCGTGCAATCGGGTACCCGGCATCGCGCCAGGCAGGAAAACCGCCGTCGAAGTAATAGACCGTGGTGTAGCCGATGGCGAGCAACTGCCTCCCCACCTCGATGCTGTCCTCGCAGGCATAGCCGCTGCAGTAGACGACCAGGGTGGCGTTCTTGGGCACACGATTGCCGAATTCGGGAATCGCCGTTGCCGTATCCATGAGCGGCAGGGAGATGGCCCCCTTGATATGGCCGCTGCCGTAGGCGACACGGTCGCGGGAATCGATGAAGGTCGCCTCCTTGCGGTCATAGAGCTCCTTGACCTGCATGAGCCCCAGCGGCAAGGGGATTGGCGCCGATATCCCTGCGGCGGCCTTCGGCGCCTCGGAACTCTTTCCCGTCCAGGCATTCACCAGCAGCCGGTAATTCCAGGACACGCCGATCACCGCTGCCAGCGCCACCATGATTGCCATCTCGATGGCAAGCCGCATCATCTCCTGTTTCGTTAACATCTTCTTCTCCTGGCAGGCTGTTGAAAAACAGCCATCTCGCCGCCGTCCTCGTCACTCCCTTCGTGCGGCGTAGCGCTGCTACGCCTCCTCGGTCGCTCCTGCGGGTGCGACGATCTGACTGCTTTTGAACAGCCTGAGTTTTTTGCTACGCTGAAACTTCGTTTTCAACAACCGGCTAGAGGTTTCGCGCCAGACGTTTCAACAGCAGCGAATTGGTAACCACCGATACCGACGAAAAGGCCATGGCCAGGCCGGCGAATTCCGGTTTCAGGGTGATCCCCAGCGGATAATAGAG encodes the following:
- a CDS encoding 3'-5' exonuclease: MSTNNGGRVIEIGAVAVENGAIVAELGTLIDTGSPIHYGAFRVHGISREMLRGKPSPSDVWPQFLDFFAESPLVAHNSPFDSGFVRHELALLGLQLPNPWHCTVRLSRKRLPHLPNHKLETVARHLLGDIPADCHLHRALDDARLTARVWLALQGC
- a CDS encoding response regulator, with translation MTTRVLLAEDNEALSHMLVRFLAAQGYEVLAAKSGTDALRVLAAHEIGLLVLDLRLPEINGIEVLQRLRKTQRGHNLPVIIMTGYYRGGKYAEAARALGVEHYLEKPFSQQAFLRAVESATAATPEKRSAPNTLLPLLVELHYGRQSGLLKLRQGPSVAISQGVPYSFVSRGSRDFTAFLAARGRLTPEEQQLFVNSGEERLFLTQSGLLPYEDLLAESRQFLAKTLLDSLRVNAAAEFVPGGVEPELPLVPLLLPEFIYEAVTSHSLSFNADAFLSRYGHLYPGRTARFFRQSNFVAMRQEDIATLGLINGRRTLHEIVEQGAVRNDATGFCHFLRLFRLIELHPAPAEEERADFPLKTLYNRPLEEEQAAEEKSEGFEDLVQEVSGSVELAVGSHGMAAPLSSAEISFEQQVQRDAAYIKDKNYYELFGLTPGSFSFNALKESYFTRTRPYAPERLMELSSATLESAQEVLSSFSTAYNTLSSVVSKERYDELLNAEKVGIDGKQDDKLQAQVQFQSGKVFLEMGEFANAEKALADAYRLEQENPLHSAYLAWAIYRNPANQGARSAQEKARTLLSRSLQSGKHAEAYSFRGWMLLDEGRDGLAEGELQKALRLNPRDSLAQKGMQLIAERRQAEKKGLFRKIFG
- the mltG gene encoding endolytic transglycosylase MltG translates to MNMPGSLLCRKYRLVFALVAVVLILALGGFALLMRPVGGDTAQLVDCVKGAPLQRVAADLERRGVIRSARVFVLLARLRGVDDKIKVGTYQVRGDMTPLQILRKMVAGEVYAHRFAVPEGYSIYQLAELLEAREIFSRQEFLAACSDRQLLREMGLPGPSAEGYLFPATYMITPAMKPAEVIRMMVAQFDRAYAGRFGAAGRGQAAARHRLVTLASLVEKEAVEASERPIIASVFYNRLKRGMRLQSDPTSVYGVRAFAGNVSSSDVRRKNPYNTYQIDGLPPGPIGNPGIEALQAVIAPARTPYLYFVAKKDGTHFFSTTLDQHNSAVTTYLK
- a CDS encoding glycerol-3-phosphate acyltransferase, whose protein sequence is MSNELILIIAAYLLGSIPTGLVLARLVGGVDIRTTGSGNIGATNVSRTLGWKVGVLTLVGDCLKGVLPVLLAYRLGFTEGWLALTGLAAFTGHIYTVFLRFKGGKGVATALGVFLAMTPLSVLAALAVFGLVFWKWRYVSLASISAAAAMPLLVALIDRRGLIFLMSGLIALLVIWRHRENIQRLRLGTESKFKKS
- a CDS encoding DoxX family membrane protein, with translation MQNPLIKHSIAIVRICLGAVFLYAGMLKIVDTTAFAGSIAAYRLFPYFFNYLVAAVLPWLEVICGVVLVTGWRARPAAFMILLLNLFFTAALLSALIRGLEINCGCFKPGAADPPLMAIGRDLVFMAMAGLVIWQDWRRSAA
- a CDS encoding rhodanese-like domain-containing protein, with amino-acid sequence MLTKQEMMRLAIEMAIMVALAAVIGVSWNYRLLVNAWTGKSSEAPKAAAGISAPIPLPLGLMQVKELYDRKEATFIDSRDRVAYGSGHIKGAISLPLMDTATAIPEFGNRVPKNATLVVYCSGYACEDSIEVGRQLLAIGYTTVYYFDGGFPAWRDAGYPIARRP